In Bombus vancouverensis nearcticus unplaced genomic scaffold, iyBomVanc1_principal scaffold0037, whole genome shotgun sequence, the following are encoded in one genomic region:
- the LOC117162959 gene encoding omega-amidase NIT2-A-like, giving the protein MPEIEGDKLYNTCTIWGPDGTLIARHRKVHLFDIDIPNKITFRESDSLSPGNSLTTFDVKGCKIGIGICYDIRFEEMARIYRNKGCQMLIYPAAFNMTTGPLHWSLLQRFRANDNQLYVACISPARVP; this is encoded by the exons atgcctgaaatagagggcgataaattgtacaatacctgtactatttggggtcccgatggaactttgatagcaagacaccgaaag gtacatctattcgacatcgacattcctaataagattacttttcgagagagtgattcactcagtcctggtaactccctaacgacgttcgatgtgaagggctgcaaaataggtattggcatttgctatgatattagattcgaggaaatggcacgcatttatcggaacaaag gttgccaaatgctgatatatccagcggcattcaatatgaccactggaccactgcactggtcattacttcagcgtttcagagcgaatgataatcaattatacgttgcctgcatatcaccggctcgtgttccttaa